The following proteins are co-located in the Toxotes jaculatrix isolate fToxJac2 chromosome 9, fToxJac2.pri, whole genome shotgun sequence genome:
- the si:dkey-202l22.3 gene encoding 7 transmembrane receptor domain-containing protein, producing MDIFMDKDLSVTGNTSHEIGQQRLEGSKSQGLNHSDPLDMFIGMELLLRFKPLFLPLYCLVVAVAGVGNSFLLACILADKKLHNATNFFIGNLAAGDLLMCLSCVPLTVSYAFDSHGWAFGRPLCHLVPLLQCATVFASVLSLTAIAVDRYVVVAHPVRKRISVWGCGAVTLGVWLLSLALAAPPSLYTRYLDLRPSGINLVVCEEFWPNSGNLRLLYSCFILIASYMIPLLSVSVSYCAITVSLKRYSVPGEPSNSQQRWSQRRKKTFSLLVASVLAFALCWLPLQVLNLLLDLDPDFHIIGKRYINVLQVCCHLVAMSSACYNPFIYASLHSKVRMHLKGYLCPCRKSQRAMVERATSRS from the exons ATGGATATTTTCATGGATAAGGATCTCAGTGTGACTGGGAACACCAGCCATGAAATAGGACAACAAAGATTAGAGGGCAGCAAAAGCCAAGGACTCAACCACAGTGACCCCTTGGACATGTTCATAGGCATGGAGCTTCTTCTACGTTTCAAACCTCTCTTCCTACCTCTCTACTGCCTTGTAGTGGCTGTGGCTGGTGTTGGAAACTCTTTCCTGTTGGCTTGCATCTTGGCTGACAAGAAGCTCCACAATGCTACCAACTTTTTCATCGGTAACTTAGCTGCAGGAGACCTGCTCATGTGTTTGAGTTGTGTTCCACTGACTGTGTCTTATGCCTTCGACAGTCATGGCTGGGCTTTTGGGAGACCCCTATGCCACCTGGTCCCTTTGCTGCAATGTGCCACAGTGTTTGCATCAGTGCTCTCACTCACTGCCATCGCTGTAGACCGCTATGTTGTTGTGG CTCACCCGGTGCGGAAGAGGATCTCTGTGTGGGGCTGTGGTGCAGTGACTCTGGGTGTATGGCTTTTATCACTGGCCCTGGCTGCACCTCCATCTCTGTACACACGCTACCTGGACCTGCGACCCAGTGGTATCAACTTGGTAGTGTGTGAGGAATTCTGGCCAAACAGTGGAAATCTGCGGCTGCTCTATTCCTGCTTCATTCTCATAGCTTCCTATATGATCCCACTGTTGTCAGTTAGTGTATCGTACTGTGCCATTACTGTCAGCCTAAAACGATATTCAGTACCCGGGGAGCCATCCAACAGCCAGCAGCGCTGGAGccaaaggaggaagaagaccTTCTCTTTGTTGGTGGCCTCAGTGTTGGCTTTTGCCCTGTGTTGGCTGCCTCTGCAG GTCCTGAACCTGTtgctggacctggacccagaCTTCCACATCATAGGGAAGCGCTACATAAACGTCTTACAAGTGTGCTGCCATTTAGTAGCTATGAGCTCTGCGTGTTACAACCCCTTCATCTACGCCTCACTGCATAGCAAGGTGCGCATGCACCTAAAAGGCTATCTCTGTCCTTGTCGCAAAAGTCAGAGGGCAATGGTGGAGAGAGCGACGTCCAGGAGCTGA
- the gpr184 gene encoding G protein-coupled receptor 184, giving the protein MNSTVTPQWTTTNSTNVCVDIGQSSISDLLMTVYILAFILGLIFNVLTLGPICQLVRKQNILGIFLLCLSISDMLYLFTMPLWINYYRQDHRWQLGVLSCSVAGFIYYSNMYISIYLLCCISVDRSLVVTYPFHFKTRRTPCYAWAQCIIIYVVVAVLHIMVLIYDNLKDAHDDMNHNDRCYETYPLQKPVALFNLIRVGVGFLLPLLVLAVSYWKVLATVDQSPGLSAQAKRKVRLLSFGVIGIFSVCFAPYHILLLTRSLVFYNSDSTDPGGTYCLFEQKMHFFFSCTLALSSLNCVVDPVLYVLVSNLAQGEVLPCWKKQRRPKVEGCALTLSNRGKSDSNLI; this is encoded by the coding sequence ATGAACAGCACAGTCACACCACAATGGACAACCACAAACTCaactaatgtgtgtgttgacatcGGCCAGAGCTCGATCAGTGACTTGCTGATGACTGTTTACATCCTGGCTTTTATTCTTGGTTTGATCTTCAATGTGCTGACTCTGGGTCCTATTTGTCAACTTGTGCGGAAGCAAAACATTTTGGGCATcttcctgctctgcctctccATCTCCGACATGCTTTATCTCTTCACCATGCCCCTTTGGATCAATTATTACAGACAGGACCACCGCTGGCAGCTGGGTGTTCTGTCCTGCAGCGTAGCTGGCTTCATCTACTACTCCAACATGTACATCAGCATCTACCTACTCTGCTGTATCTCCGTGGACCGCTCCCTCGTTGTCACCTACCCGTTCCACTTCAAGACCCGCCGTACACCATGCTACGCATGGGCACAATGTATCATTATTTATGTTGTAGTGGCGGTGCTGCACATCATGGTTCTGATCTATGACAATCTCAAAGATGCCCATGATGACATGAACCACAACGACCGTTGTTATGAGACGTACCCTTTACAGAAGCCTGTTGCCCTGTTCAACCTAATCAGAGTGGGTGTCGGTTTCCTGCTGCCCCTGCTGGTGTTGGCGGTGAGCTACTGGAAGGTGCTGGCTACTGTGGATCAGAGTCCTGGCCTTAGTGCCCAGGCCAAGAGGAAGGTCCGTCTGCTGTCCTTTGGGGTAATTGGGATCTTCTCCGTTTGCTTTGCTCCATATCATATTCTCCTGCTCACACGCTCACTAGTCTTTTATAACAGCGACAGCACAGATCCTGGAGGAACCTACTGCCTGTTTGAACAAAAGAtgcacttcttcttctcatgCACGCTGGCTCTGTCCAGTCTGAACTGCGTGGTGGACCCTGTACTATATGTGCTTGTCAGTAATCTTGCCCAAGGCGAGGTACTACCATGCTGGAAGAAGCAAAGAAGGCCAAAGGTAGAGGGCTGTGCCCTAACTTTATCCAACAGAGGAAAGTCAGATTCAAATTTAATATGA